A single window of Onychostoma macrolepis isolate SWU-2019 chromosome 16, ASM1243209v1, whole genome shotgun sequence DNA harbors:
- the LOC131521636 gene encoding uncharacterized protein LOC131521636: MKATLTLVSAFLAVLNEGAFCQSIPSGFVLLNQAYTFPGNASGCHHAEWRKRPPTDTTIATYKNHAFTTEKGFQEEFTCKDNQLLLKSAKYMDQGPYEFICDGDKTPVNLDVLYALNESAVEMDNITLSCYAHDAKDVTWLHNNKRVLHYKTDGSVNPGKGYEKRASLEKNCFKTGNFSLTITRVRKADAGIYRCFVDDETVKGNPHASVLHVNEKRSGPADQTHSSCNEAILITLTVVFGPVLVISVTYLITTEVRKRQSTSTTADDTPETDRMLMSPTSPTTPVNESQSEVTHPVQESDSMENKPSNTRPIIF; the protein is encoded by the exons ATGAAGGCTACTCTGACTTTGGTTTCAGCATTTCTGGCTGTCCTTAATGAAG GAGCGTTCTGCCAGAGTATTCCGTCTGGTTTTGTGTTACTAAACCAAGCGTACACATTCCCCGGTAACGCCAGCGGCTGTCATCACGCTGAATGGAGAAAGAGACCCCCCACAGACACCACTATCGCCACATACAAAAACCATGCGTTCACGACTGAAAAAGGTTTTCAGGAAGAATTCACATGTAAAGACAACCAGCTGCTTCTCAAATCAGCCAAATACATGGACCAGGGGCCCTATGAGTTCATCTGTGATGGGGATAAAACTCCAGTCAATCTGGATGTCTTAT ATGCTCTAAACGAGAGCGCGGTAGAGATGGACAACATCACCCTGAGCTGTTATGCACACGATGCCAAGGATGTGACCTGGCTGCATAACAACAAAAGAGTTTTGCACTATAAGACGGACGGATCCGTGAATCCTGGCAAAGGCTACGAGAAAAGAGCTTCGCTGGAGAAGAACTGCTTCAAAACCGGCAATTTTTCTTTGACCATCACTCGTGTTCGCAAGGCAGATGCTGGAATATACCGTTGCTTTGTGGATGATGAAACGGTTAAAGGAAACCCACATGCCTCTGTGCTGCATGTCAACG AGAAACGCTCCGGTCCAGCAGACCAGACACACTCCAGCTGCAATGAAGCAATTCTGATCACGCTCACTGTAGTTTTTGGGCCCGTCTTGGTGATCAGTGTGACATATTTGATCACCACAGAAGTACGCAAACGTCAATCCACGTCCACTACAGCGGATGACACCCCTGAAACCGACCGTATGCTGATGTCTCCTACCAGCCCAACAACACCCGTCAATGAAAGCCAGTCGGAGGTCACTCATCCTGTTCAGGAGAGCGACTCCATGGAAAATAAGCCTTCCAACACCAGgcctattattttttaa